Proteins from one Faecalibacterium sp. I3-3-33 genomic window:
- a CDS encoding ClpX C4-type zinc finger protein, translated as MSVCSFCGKDQKDVGLLILGPNGANICNACVKLCYNLILDADKKDDASKNSQPASPTAGDPDDLYL; from the coding sequence ATGAGTGTTTGCAGTTTTTGTGGTAAAGATCAAAAGGATGTCGGTCTATTGATTCTCGGGCCGAACGGTGCGAACATCTGTAATGCGTGTGTCAAACTTTGTTATAACCTGATTCTTGATGCAGACAAAAAAGATGACGCTTCCAAGAATTCTCAGCCTGCCAGCCCCACCGCAGGTGATCCAGACGATTTGTATCTGTAA
- a CDS encoding 4Fe-4S binding protein, whose product MDKKKLNPLARFRGFIQAGATLLTNIHLPNFAKGTLYQGSGKYVCVPGLNCYSCPGAAGACPVGAFQAVVGSSKFRFSYYITGILILFGVLLGRFICGFLCPFGWFQELLHKIPSPKLSTKKLKPLRYLKYAVLLVMVVLLPLLAVNELGMGDPFFCKYLCPQGVLEGAIPLSLTNAGIRAALGRLFTWKACILLAVIVGSVVFYRPFCKWLCPLGAFYALLNKVSLFQMRVDTHKCVSCGACARACKMDVDITKTPNHAECIRCGMCMKACPTDAIQYKFGLGDKSNTETTKE is encoded by the coding sequence TTGGATAAGAAAAAACTAAATCCCCTTGCCCGGTTCCGGGGCTTTATACAAGCCGGGGCGACCCTTTTGACCAACATTCATCTGCCCAACTTTGCCAAAGGGACGCTGTATCAGGGCAGCGGAAAATACGTCTGCGTCCCGGGGCTGAACTGCTATTCCTGCCCGGGCGCTGCCGGTGCCTGCCCGGTGGGAGCATTCCAAGCGGTAGTGGGTTCTTCCAAGTTTCGCTTTTCCTACTACATCACCGGCATCCTGATTCTCTTCGGAGTGCTGCTGGGGCGGTTCATCTGCGGCTTTCTCTGCCCGTTCGGTTGGTTTCAGGAGCTTTTGCATAAGATCCCCTCTCCCAAGCTTTCCACCAAGAAACTGAAGCCGCTGCGCTATTTAAAGTATGCCGTGCTGCTGGTCATGGTGGTGCTGCTGCCATTGCTGGCGGTCAACGAGCTGGGCATGGGCGACCCGTTCTTCTGCAAGTATCTCTGCCCGCAGGGTGTGCTGGAAGGTGCCATTCCCCTCTCCCTGACCAATGCGGGCATCCGCGCCGCGCTGGGCAGGCTGTTTACGTGGAAGGCCTGCATTCTGCTGGCAGTCATTGTGGGCAGTGTAGTGTTCTACCGCCCCTTCTGCAAGTGGCTGTGCCCGCTGGGCGCGTTCTATGCGCTGCTGAACAAGGTCTCGCTGTTCCAGATGCGCGTAGACACCCACAAATGCGTCTCCTGCGGCGCCTGTGCAAGGGCCTGCAAGATGGACGTAGACATTACCAAGACCCCCAACCACGCCGAATGTATCCGCTGCGGGATGTGTATGAAAGCCTGTCCCACAGATGCCATCCAGTACAAATTCGGGCTGGGAGACAAATCAAACACTGAAACAACAAAGGAGTAA
- a CDS encoding AAA family ATPase — protein MERNCLHCKYKQWNPISNRYRCGLERLSYISANSSCDAFVLDSSSSEDPLELAARQGDAEAMDRLGGKYYEKKQYEKACSWWSKASARGNAHAATFLGRMYINGLGVSKSIPGAVRQLKLGTELGNRQAPFWLGRLYEVGRDVPQNWTEAAHWYTLAAERNVPGAQYKLGICYRDGLGVQTDRSKAEQYLKQAAAQGNADAQQALEQLCPAQTPSSAQKPERRSAVQEPAAPQQSAMEELNALIGLTQLKTDIQQQFTMMQIQKKREAMGLRIEKQSLHMVFTGNPGTGKTTVARIMGRLFQEIGVLSKGQLVEVQRADLVGGYIGSTAPKTLEKIQEALGGILFIDEAYTLVGKGSNDFGQEAIDTLLKAMEDYRDDLIVIVAGYPQQMKDFVNSNPGLESRFTRYFQFPDYTEDEMLQIFKKLCTSRDYQISSDALEAAAMQLREIRRSAGENFANAREVRNYFQKLLVSQSTRLGTMSNPSLEDLMTITLDDVKSCMPLPKKGPSPQEELNELVGMTALKKSVMEQINMVRYQQLREQQGLKTAAMSRHMVFTGNPGTGKTTVARIMAQLYNEIGVLPRGQLVEVQRADLVGRYVGETAPKTLAKIREARGGILFIDEAYTLVGKGGNDFGQEAIDTLLVEMENHRDDFIVIVAGYKEQMQSFIESNPGLASRFTSYFDFPDYTAPEMMEIFLRLCKKRDYRLTPEAEQDLLNYLQVLEQTRSTSFANARTIRNLFESIVTKQSNRILASGHCEVESLQQLLPEDIQSAIQ, from the coding sequence ATGGAACGGAACTGTCTTCATTGTAAATACAAACAATGGAACCCCATCAGCAACAGATATCGCTGCGGTCTCGAACGACTATCTTATATCAGCGCCAACAGTTCCTGTGATGCTTTTGTCCTTGATTCGTCATCTTCGGAGGATCCGTTGGAGCTTGCCGCCCGACAGGGTGACGCAGAGGCAATGGATCGTCTGGGCGGAAAGTACTATGAGAAAAAGCAGTATGAAAAAGCCTGTTCCTGGTGGAGCAAAGCCTCTGCACGCGGCAACGCGCATGCAGCAACTTTTTTGGGGAGAATGTATATCAATGGTCTTGGTGTTTCTAAAAGCATTCCCGGCGCAGTACGCCAGCTGAAGCTGGGCACAGAACTTGGAAACAGGCAAGCTCCTTTCTGGCTTGGTCGGCTTTACGAAGTTGGCCGTGATGTCCCACAGAATTGGACAGAAGCTGCCCATTGGTACACACTGGCGGCTGAGCGCAATGTTCCCGGAGCCCAATACAAGCTGGGCATCTGTTATCGTGACGGCCTTGGCGTACAGACAGACCGTTCCAAGGCAGAACAGTATTTAAAGCAGGCCGCAGCACAGGGAAACGCCGATGCACAGCAGGCATTGGAGCAGTTGTGTCCTGCGCAGACTCCTTCCTCTGCGCAGAAGCCGGAAAGGCGCTCAGCTGTACAGGAGCCGGCAGCTCCGCAGCAATCCGCAATGGAAGAGCTGAACGCCCTGATCGGATTGACACAGCTAAAAACCGACATCCAGCAGCAATTTACAATGATGCAGATACAAAAAAAGCGCGAGGCTATGGGATTGCGCATAGAAAAACAGAGTCTGCACATGGTTTTTACCGGCAACCCGGGCACCGGCAAAACCACCGTTGCGCGTATTATGGGACGGCTTTTTCAGGAAATCGGCGTTCTTTCCAAAGGTCAGCTGGTCGAAGTTCAGCGCGCTGATCTTGTAGGCGGTTACATTGGTTCCACTGCGCCTAAAACGCTGGAAAAGATCCAGGAGGCTTTGGGCGGTATCTTATTTATTGATGAGGCCTATACGCTGGTTGGAAAAGGCTCGAATGATTTCGGACAGGAAGCCATCGACACGCTTCTGAAAGCGATGGAGGACTATCGTGATGATCTCATTGTGATCGTAGCCGGTTATCCGCAGCAGATGAAAGATTTTGTCAACAGCAATCCCGGCTTGGAATCCCGTTTTACGCGATATTTCCAATTTCCAGATTATACCGAGGACGAGATGCTGCAGATCTTCAAAAAGCTGTGCACCTCTCGTGATTATCAAATCAGCAGCGATGCGCTTGAAGCAGCCGCCATGCAGCTGCGCGAGATCCGCCGCAGTGCGGGGGAAAACTTTGCCAACGCACGCGAAGTCCGCAACTATTTCCAGAAGCTGCTGGTCAGTCAGAGCACACGGCTTGGTACAATGAGCAACCCCAGCCTGGAAGATCTGATGACGATCACGCTGGACGATGTAAAATCCTGTATGCCGCTTCCGAAGAAAGGCCCTTCTCCACAGGAAGAATTGAACGAGCTGGTCGGAATGACTGCTTTGAAAAAGTCCGTCATGGAACAGATCAACATGGTTCGCTATCAGCAGCTGCGGGAGCAGCAGGGGCTGAAAACCGCCGCAATGTCCCGGCACATGGTTTTTACCGGAAATCCCGGTACAGGAAAAACCACCGTTGCCCGGATCATGGCACAGTTGTACAATGAGATCGGTGTATTGCCGCGCGGGCAGTTAGTGGAAGTACAGCGCGCCGATCTTGTAGGCCGTTATGTGGGCGAAACCGCGCCTAAAACGCTGGCAAAGATCCGCGAAGCACGCGGCGGGATCTTATTTATTGATGAGGCCTATACACTGGTTGGAAAAGGCGGAAACGATTTTGGACAGGAAGCCATCGATACGCTGCTTGTCGAGATGGAAAACCACCGGGACGACTTTATTGTGATCGTAGCCGGATATAAGGAGCAGATGCAGTCCTTTATCGAAAGCAACCCCGGCCTTGCTTCCCGCTTTACTTCCTATTTTGATTTTCCTGATTACACCGCTCCGGAAATGATGGAGATCTTTTTGCGGCTATGCAAAAAACGGGATTATCGTCTTACGCCTGAGGCAGAGCAGGATCTGCTGAACTATCTTCAGGTGTTGGAGCAAACCCGCAGTACCAGCTTTGCCAATGCGCGTACCATACGTAATTTGTTTGAGTCCATTGTAACCAAACAAAGCAACCGCATTCTGGCGTCCGGTCACTGCGAGGTCGAAAGCCTTCAGCAGCTTTTGCCAGAAGATATTCAGTCTGCAATACAATAA
- a CDS encoding C-GCAxxG-C-C family protein — translation MNIEERAAQAAAWKAAGQCNCAQAVLKAFEDKLPVDADTLTKLGAGYAAGMGCMESTCGALIGAVMVAGVVTDGKGTPRISKELLQNFQEKCGATICKDLKGTETGAPLCPCPECVRNAVLALGETLGE, via the coding sequence ATGAACATCGAAGAACGGGCAGCGCAGGCTGCCGCATGGAAAGCTGCCGGACAGTGCAACTGCGCACAGGCGGTGCTGAAAGCATTCGAGGACAAGCTGCCGGTGGATGCCGACACTCTGACGAAGCTGGGCGCAGGCTATGCCGCCGGCATGGGCTGCATGGAAAGCACCTGCGGCGCACTGATCGGCGCTGTGATGGTGGCGGGCGTTGTTACGGACGGCAAGGGTACGCCCCGCATCTCCAAGGAACTGCTGCAAAATTTTCAGGAAAAGTGCGGCGCTACCATCTGTAAAGACCTGAAGGGCACGGAGACCGGCGCACCGCTGTGCCCCTGCCCGGAGTGCGTCCGCAACGCCGTGCTGGCACTGGGCGAGACGCTGGGGGAGTAA
- a CDS encoding recombinase family protein — MKAAIYCRLSKEDETRTGESESIQNQKSMLLQYAMEQGFELYQIYSDEDYSGIDRNRPAFNAMIQAASEHRFDVVLAKTQSRFTRDMELVEKYLHGKFIEWGIRFIAVVDHVDTNDTANKKSRQINGLINEWYLEDLSANVRSVLNHKRKEGQYIASFALYGYQKAPDAKGKLVIDPEAAEVVKRIFALALSGMGAHKIAQILNEEGVPSPTAYKQQNGKRYHLARKTSCESLWSSGTIYQMLHNQTYTGNLVQGRHKKVSYKSKRTVWLPKSQWIVVENTHEAIIDKDTYDTVQRIMQRRTRSGAGGMIHPLARKVVCSCCGCIMEQTGRPPKADGTCVRYVRCRMHQRAPKRCGNKTCTNLDDLQELVLRRIREYAAEYFDPEKVELPRRDDPVRQREQAQRSELKRLKGEVERRRKAMQELYLDKVSGLIDAVQFAEMNRAFGEEIKSAENRIRGLEAELEQQLKETDVVQAQRQRVRELAQVSHLTRELAALLVRRVVVSPKDPLTGKQEITIEWEF, encoded by the coding sequence ATGAAAGCAGCGATTTATTGCCGCCTGAGCAAAGAAGACGAAACCAGGACCGGTGAATCGGAAAGTATCCAGAACCAGAAGTCGATGCTGCTCCAGTACGCCATGGAGCAGGGCTTTGAACTCTACCAGATCTATTCCGATGAGGATTACTCCGGCATCGACCGGAATCGTCCGGCGTTCAATGCCATGATACAGGCTGCCAGCGAACACAGGTTTGATGTGGTGCTGGCAAAGACGCAGTCCCGTTTTACCCGGGATATGGAGCTGGTGGAAAAATACCTCCACGGGAAGTTCATTGAGTGGGGCATTCGGTTTATTGCTGTCGTTGACCATGTGGATACAAACGATACGGCGAACAAAAAGTCCCGTCAGATCAATGGCCTGATCAACGAGTGGTATCTGGAGGATCTGTCCGCCAATGTCCGCTCGGTGCTGAATCATAAGCGGAAGGAGGGGCAGTATATCGCCTCCTTTGCCCTGTACGGCTACCAGAAAGCCCCGGACGCCAAAGGAAAGCTTGTCATCGACCCGGAGGCAGCGGAGGTGGTAAAGCGTATTTTTGCATTGGCGCTCAGCGGAATGGGTGCGCACAAAATCGCACAGATTTTAAACGAGGAGGGAGTGCCAAGCCCCACAGCGTACAAGCAGCAGAACGGGAAGCGCTACCACCTTGCCCGGAAAACGTCCTGTGAGTCGCTGTGGAGCAGCGGGACGATCTACCAGATGCTTCACAACCAGACCTATACCGGGAATCTGGTGCAGGGGCGGCACAAAAAGGTGAGCTACAAGTCCAAGCGGACGGTCTGGCTCCCTAAGTCCCAGTGGATCGTGGTGGAGAACACCCACGAAGCCATCATCGACAAGGATACCTACGACACCGTGCAGCGGATAATGCAGCGCCGCACCCGCAGCGGTGCCGGGGGTATGATCCATCCCTTGGCGCGGAAGGTGGTGTGCAGCTGCTGCGGCTGCATCATGGAGCAGACCGGCCGCCCGCCCAAGGCAGACGGCACCTGTGTGCGCTATGTCCGCTGCCGGATGCACCAGCGTGCGCCCAAGCGGTGCGGGAACAAGACCTGCACCAATCTGGACGATTTGCAGGAGCTGGTGCTCCGGCGCATCCGGGAATATGCAGCGGAATATTTCGACCCGGAAAAGGTGGAACTGCCCCGGCGGGATGACCCGGTACGGCAGCGGGAGCAGGCGCAGCGCAGCGAGCTGAAACGGCTGAAAGGCGAGGTGGAGCGGCGGCGCAAAGCTATGCAGGAGCTGTATCTGGATAAAGTGTCCGGGCTGATCGATGCCGTTCAATTTGCGGAAATGAACCGGGCGTTTGGGGAGGAAATAAAAAGTGCGGAAAACCGCATCCGTGGCTTGGAAGCAGAACTGGAACAGCAGCTAAAGGAAACGGACGTTGTTCAGGCGCAAAGGCAGCGTGTCCGTGAACTGGCACAGGTTTCCCATCTGACCCGTGAACTTGCGGCGCTTCTGGTGCGGCGTGTGGTTGTCAGCCCAAAAGACCCGCTTACCGGAAAGCAGGAGATCACGATCGAATGGGAGTTCTGA
- a CDS encoding TlpA family protein disulfide reductase has protein sequence MKFNRVTALSLSLVLAFSLAACGQGASSASSASSASSSASSAAAESKTEEQLLAEENEILSANDALWEKVFSSMDKNVTETTLSTNYGDFLLNAVEKAKDQFSDEEYKTLTADAEKIRDIENQIAALAPAEGTSSSAAAQGTAFPKFEGSDLEGNPVDNSLFAGNAFTVVNFWFNGCKPCVEELDDLNALNEKVKAQGGEVVGINTETLDGNQQGIEAAKKLLATKGASYRNIYFASGSEAGKFALNIMAFPTTYVFDRDGNVVGQPLLGGIDKEENLAALQKNIDAALAKDSAK, from the coding sequence ATGAAATTCAACCGTGTAACTGCACTTTCGCTCAGCCTTGTGCTGGCCTTCAGCCTTGCCGCCTGCGGGCAGGGCGCATCCTCTGCATCCTCTGCATCTTCTGCATCTTCTTCCGCTTCCTCTGCGGCTGCAGAAAGCAAGACCGAGGAGCAGCTGCTGGCCGAGGAAAACGAGATCCTTTCCGCAAACGATGCCCTGTGGGAGAAGGTGTTCTCCTCCATGGACAAAAACGTGACCGAGACCACCCTCAGCACGAACTACGGCGATTTTCTGCTCAACGCCGTGGAAAAGGCAAAGGACCAGTTCTCGGATGAGGAGTACAAGACCCTGACCGCCGATGCAGAAAAGATTCGGGATATCGAAAATCAGATTGCTGCCCTTGCCCCCGCAGAGGGCACCTCTTCCAGTGCTGCCGCACAGGGCACCGCCTTCCCCAAGTTTGAGGGCAGCGATTTAGAGGGCAACCCGGTGGACAACAGCCTGTTTGCGGGCAACGCCTTTACGGTGGTGAACTTCTGGTTCAACGGCTGCAAGCCCTGCGTGGAGGAACTGGACGACCTGAACGCCCTGAACGAGAAGGTCAAGGCACAGGGCGGCGAGGTGGTCGGCATCAACACTGAGACGCTGGACGGCAACCAGCAGGGCATCGAAGCCGCCAAAAAGCTGCTGGCTACAAAGGGCGCAAGCTACCGCAACATCTACTTTGCCTCCGGCAGTGAGGCCGGCAAGTTCGCGCTGAACATCATGGCCTTCCCCACCACCTACGTTTTTGACCGGGACGGCAACGTTGTGGGCCAGCCCCTGCTGGGCGGCATTGACAAGGAAGAAAACCTTGCTGCCCTGCAAAAAAATATTGACGCCGCCCTTGCCAAGGACAGCGCCAAATAA
- a CDS encoding DUF5058 family protein codes for MATMKDIIQSPLLLALVIGGLLYISAFSLVYLKKAYDHCLELGITRKELSNVIKSSLIFSVVPSLSIVVGLFVLIAVMGSVWAWWRLSVIGSLSYETMISSSIAQVLGYASSAEMLEGATGRQFGVVMILMSVGMLSGFLILLPLGKKLCKSVDRSAAESGGSTWKNVLSGVFMLVMFSVYIPILLFTDNVQAAVMITGLVIAIGVGVLAKRPGLAWLNNFVMAFSMLGGLISSLAWVRIFG; via the coding sequence ATGGCAACCATGAAAGATATCATCCAGAGCCCGCTGCTGCTGGCGCTGGTCATCGGCGGTCTTTTGTACATTTCCGCATTCTCGCTGGTCTATCTCAAAAAGGCCTACGACCACTGTCTGGAACTGGGCATCACCCGCAAGGAACTGAGCAACGTGATCAAATCCAGCCTGATATTCTCTGTTGTGCCCAGCCTTTCCATCGTGGTGGGTCTGTTCGTGCTCATTGCGGTGATGGGCAGCGTGTGGGCATGGTGGCGGCTGTCGGTCATCGGCTCGCTGTCCTACGAAACCATGATCTCCAGCTCCATTGCACAGGTGCTGGGCTACGCATCCTCTGCGGAAATGCTGGAGGGTGCCACCGGACGGCAGTTCGGCGTGGTGATGATCCTGATGAGCGTGGGCATGCTGAGCGGTTTCCTGATCCTGCTGCCCCTCGGCAAAAAGTTGTGCAAAAGCGTGGACCGCTCTGCGGCCGAAAGCGGCGGCAGCACTTGGAAAAACGTGCTGTCCGGTGTGTTTATGCTGGTGATGTTCTCGGTGTACATTCCCATTCTGCTATTCACCGACAATGTGCAGGCTGCCGTTATGATCACCGGCCTTGTGATCGCCATTGGTGTGGGTGTGCTGGCAAAGCGCCCGGGTCTTGCATGGCTCAATAACTTTGTAATGGCATTCTCCATGCTGGGCGGCCTGATCTCGTCGCTGGCATGGGTACGGATTTTCGGTTAA
- a CDS encoding helix-turn-helix domain-containing protein, with amino-acid sequence MRYTERIRELRDDYDYSQKDIARAVYVAQTTYSDYENGRVRMPVECLIELARFYNVDMNYITGLTDISQPFPVTFKKE; translated from the coding sequence ATGCGGTACACGGAGAGGATTCGCGAATTGCGGGATGATTATGACTACAGCCAAAAGGATATTGCAAGAGCTGTGTATGTTGCACAGACGACTTATTCAGACTATGAAAATGGCAGAGTGCGGATGCCAGTGGAGTGTCTGATCGAGTTGGCAAGATTCTATAATGTAGACATGAATTACATCACAGGACTCACAGATATTTCGCAGCCATTTCCTGTCACATTCAAAAAAGAATGA